A window of the Microbacterium sp. LWH13-1.2 genome harbors these coding sequences:
- a CDS encoding Rho termination factor N-terminal domain-containing protein: MPGRRNNSLKDPELYEELRSDGASKEKAARISNAAAKEGRSTVGRRGGEHGDYEDWTVDELRTRAKELGLTGYSGKRKAELISALREH; this comes from the coding sequence ATGCCAGGACGCAGGAACAACTCCCTGAAGGACCCGGAGCTGTACGAAGAGCTCCGCAGCGACGGCGCCTCGAAGGAGAAGGCGGCGCGCATCTCGAATGCCGCAGCCAAAGAGGGTCGCAGCACCGTGGGCCGCCGAGGCGGAGAGCACGGCGACTATGAGGACTGGACCGTCGACGAACTGCGCACACGCGCCAAGGAACTCGGCCTCACCGGGTACAGCGGCAAGCGCAAGGCCGAGCTCATCTCGGCATTGCGCGAGCATTAG
- a CDS encoding sugar ABC transporter permease produces MPQRKRDTRARLEVILLAGPALLVFLAFVIFPVLMAAYYGFFSWQGYGPPTDFVGLKNYLTILQDPLFHDALAHNGFILVFSLVLQGPIAIVLALLLNRKMRGQSLIRVLIFVPYVISEVVVGTGWSLMLQTNGAINAMLTNMGLGFLATDWLSDPGIAIWTLMAIITWKYIGFAVILFLAGLQGIPEELHEAAAIDGASYWQIQWRITLPLLAPTLRIWAFLSIIGSLQLFDLVYIIWGQYIASTAGTSTMATYMVSEGRNAGNYGYGNAVAVVLFLISLVVALIYQRAVLRKDTDGALTGASGRRTRGSRSRAPQDAAPQDAVTDPASGADATTQKEYVR; encoded by the coding sequence ATGCCGCAGCGAAAGCGTGACACGCGTGCCCGGCTGGAAGTGATCCTTCTGGCCGGGCCCGCCCTGCTCGTCTTCCTCGCGTTCGTCATCTTCCCGGTGCTGATGGCGGCCTACTACGGCTTCTTCAGCTGGCAGGGCTACGGTCCGCCCACCGACTTCGTCGGGTTGAAGAACTACCTCACGATCCTCCAGGATCCGCTGTTCCACGATGCGCTCGCGCACAACGGCTTCATCCTGGTGTTCTCGCTCGTGCTCCAGGGACCGATCGCGATCGTGCTGGCCCTGCTGCTGAATCGCAAGATGCGCGGCCAGTCGCTGATCCGCGTGCTGATCTTCGTCCCCTACGTGATCTCCGAGGTCGTCGTCGGCACCGGCTGGAGCCTGATGCTGCAGACCAACGGCGCGATCAACGCGATGCTGACGAACATGGGCCTGGGATTCCTCGCGACCGACTGGCTGTCGGACCCCGGCATCGCCATCTGGACGCTGATGGCGATCATCACGTGGAAGTACATCGGCTTCGCGGTCATCCTGTTCCTCGCGGGCCTCCAGGGCATCCCCGAAGAGCTGCACGAGGCGGCGGCGATCGACGGCGCGTCGTACTGGCAGATCCAGTGGCGCATCACGCTGCCGCTGCTCGCACCCACGCTGCGCATCTGGGCGTTCCTGTCGATCATCGGCTCGCTGCAGCTGTTCGACCTCGTCTACATCATCTGGGGGCAGTACATCGCCTCCACCGCCGGCACCTCGACGATGGCGACCTACATGGTCTCGGAGGGGCGCAACGCCGGCAACTACGGCTATGGCAACGCGGTCGCGGTCGTCCTCTTCCTCATCTCGCTCGTGGTCGCTCTCATCTATCAGCGAGCGGTGCTGCGCAAGGACACCGATGGCGCGCTCACCGGTGCCTCTGGCCGCCGCACGCGCGGCTCTCGATCGCGCGCGCCGCAGGATGCCGCACCGCAGGATGCGGTCACAGACCCCGCCTCAGGTGCAGACGCCACCACACAGAAGGAGTACGTCCGATGA
- a CDS encoding glycoside hydrolase family 3 N-terminal domain-containing protein, which yields MPQSAGPAPRSPRVEALLARMTLEEKQSQLVGYWIDQGVEVVAPMSGEKKSSSRYQDASANGIGHLTRVYGTRPVDPVERAAWLWAEQRRLQRETRLGIPAIVHEECLTGLAAWKAATFPTPLAWGASFDPALVEEVGRAVGSSMRALGIHQGLAPVLDVIRDPRWGRVDECIAEDPLVVGTVGTAYVRGLQSEGVHATLKHFVGYSASRAGRNHAPVSAGQREIEDVLLPPFEMAVREGGARSVMNSYADIDGVPVAADPRYVTGILRDRWGFDGVVVSDYFSVDFLHSMHRVAADSADAARIAITAGIDVELPSPDAFPTLAEQVRDGRLPVEILDTAVGRVLAQKEELGLLDADFDAPPTAIDLDPAEHRALARRLAEESVVLLSNDGSLPLAPSATARIAVIGPNADSAEALMGCYSFVNHVLAHHPGTPAGIELPTVVEALRAEFPRSEITSTNGCDVEGADRSGIPAAVDAAARADVAIVVVGDRAGLFGRGTVGEGNDVEDLELPGIQRELVEAVVATGTPVILITVTGRPYVLDWALPTRAGAAGTVTGLGAVDASTVTNAAAAGIPAAVLQTFFPGEEGGPAIARLLSGRVAPSGRLPVSLPRSAGAQPYSYLHPVLGGLTDVTSADSTPVRPFGFGLSYTTFAHDGLDAPATVAAGETFRATVRVRNTGGVEATDVVQLYAHDEIASVARPVAQLVDYRRITLAPGTEALVEFDVPIDRLAFTGLDGVKRVEPGTIRLWVGGACDDEETVARLEIV from the coding sequence ATGCCGCAGTCCGCAGGCCCCGCACCCCGCTCCCCCCGCGTCGAGGCGCTCCTGGCCAGAATGACGCTCGAGGAGAAGCAGTCCCAGCTCGTCGGCTACTGGATCGACCAGGGCGTCGAGGTCGTCGCCCCGATGTCGGGCGAGAAGAAGAGCTCCTCGCGCTATCAGGATGCGTCTGCGAACGGCATCGGCCATCTCACCCGTGTGTACGGGACCAGGCCGGTCGACCCTGTGGAGCGTGCCGCGTGGCTCTGGGCCGAGCAGCGCCGACTTCAGCGGGAGACCCGCCTCGGCATCCCGGCCATCGTGCACGAGGAATGCCTGACCGGGCTCGCCGCGTGGAAGGCCGCGACCTTCCCCACCCCGCTCGCCTGGGGTGCGTCCTTCGACCCCGCACTCGTCGAGGAGGTCGGGCGTGCCGTCGGGTCGTCGATGCGCGCGCTGGGGATCCATCAGGGACTCGCGCCGGTTCTCGACGTCATCCGCGATCCACGGTGGGGTCGGGTCGACGAATGCATCGCCGAGGATCCACTCGTGGTCGGAACGGTCGGCACCGCCTACGTGCGCGGCCTGCAGTCCGAGGGAGTGCACGCGACGCTGAAGCACTTCGTCGGATACTCCGCCTCGAGGGCTGGCCGCAACCATGCGCCGGTGAGCGCCGGGCAGCGCGAGATCGAGGATGTGCTGCTGCCGCCGTTCGAGATGGCCGTGCGCGAGGGCGGCGCGCGCAGCGTGATGAACTCCTACGCCGACATCGACGGCGTGCCCGTGGCCGCCGACCCGCGCTACGTCACAGGCATCCTGCGCGATCGGTGGGGGTTCGACGGCGTCGTCGTCTCGGACTACTTCTCTGTCGACTTCCTGCACAGCATGCACCGGGTCGCTGCTGACTCGGCCGATGCCGCACGAATCGCGATCACCGCGGGGATCGACGTCGAGCTGCCTTCGCCCGACGCCTTCCCGACCCTCGCAGAGCAGGTGCGCGACGGGCGGCTCCCGGTCGAGATCCTCGACACGGCCGTGGGGCGGGTGCTCGCGCAGAAGGAGGAACTCGGGCTGCTGGATGCCGACTTCGACGCCCCTCCGACGGCGATCGACCTGGATCCGGCCGAGCACCGTGCGCTCGCACGTCGTCTCGCCGAGGAGTCGGTCGTGCTGCTGAGCAACGACGGCTCCCTGCCGCTCGCGCCCTCGGCCACCGCGAGGATCGCCGTGATCGGTCCGAACGCCGACAGCGCCGAAGCGCTGATGGGCTGCTACTCGTTCGTCAACCATGTGCTCGCCCACCACCCCGGCACCCCCGCGGGGATCGAGCTGCCGACCGTGGTCGAGGCGCTGCGCGCGGAGTTCCCCCGCTCGGAGATCACGTCGACGAACGGATGCGATGTCGAGGGTGCTGATCGCTCCGGCATCCCCGCCGCGGTCGATGCGGCGGCGAGAGCGGATGTCGCGATCGTCGTGGTGGGCGATCGCGCCGGTCTCTTCGGACGAGGCACGGTCGGAGAGGGCAACGACGTCGAGGACCTCGAGCTCCCCGGCATCCAGCGCGAGCTCGTCGAGGCGGTCGTCGCGACCGGCACTCCCGTGATCCTGATCACCGTGACCGGGCGTCCGTACGTCCTCGACTGGGCGCTCCCGACTCGCGCCGGTGCTGCCGGCACCGTGACCGGCCTCGGCGCGGTCGACGCCTCGACCGTGACGAACGCGGCCGCCGCCGGCATCCCTGCGGCTGTGCTGCAGACGTTCTTCCCCGGCGAGGAGGGCGGCCCCGCGATCGCGCGGCTGCTGAGCGGTCGGGTCGCGCCATCCGGTCGTCTGCCGGTCTCGCTGCCGCGATCGGCGGGAGCGCAGCCGTACTCGTATCTGCATCCCGTGCTGGGCGGGCTCACGGATGTCACGAGCGCCGACTCGACGCCCGTGCGGCCCTTCGGCTTCGGTCTCAGCTACACGACGTTCGCGCACGACGGCCTCGACGCCCCCGCGACCGTCGCCGCGGGCGAGACATTCCGCGCGACCGTTCGGGTGCGCAACACCGGCGGCGTCGAGGCGACCGACGTCGTGCAGCTCTACGCCCACGACGAGATCGCGAGCGTGGCCCGGCCGGTCGCCCAGCTGGTGGACTACCGTCGGATCACGCTCGCCCCCGGCACCGAGGCACTGGTCGAGTTCGACGTGCCGATCGACCGGCTCGCCTTCACGGGCCTCGACGGGGTGAAGCGCGTCGAACCGGGCACGATCCGCCTCTGGGTCGGCGGCGCCTGCGACGACGAGGAGACCGTGGCTCGGCTCGAGATCGTGTGA
- a CDS encoding carbohydrate ABC transporter permease has protein sequence MTATSVLVTQRPSRLGRSGRNAKPRLPWAHPTVYFVALIAVGLMLAPIAYIITGGFRTNAQITTDPSGFPAPWVVSNYLDVLTGDVFWRLVGNSTIVALATTVGTVALALMAAYVLARYRFAGRGVLYAFFAAGLMFPLTVAITPLYIVVRSLGLMNSLGGVILPQIAFALPTTIIILVPFLRAIPDEIEEAAFIDGCSRIGFFWRMVLPLSLPGVITTGILAFIGSWNGYLLPLFILNDASAFTLPLGVQSFASQYSVDTAKVLAFTSLSMIPALIFFSLFERRIVGGLTGAVKG, from the coding sequence ATGACCGCCACCTCGGTGCTCGTCACCCAGCGCCCCTCGCGTCTCGGACGCTCGGGCCGCAACGCCAAGCCGCGGCTGCCGTGGGCGCATCCGACCGTCTACTTCGTCGCCCTGATCGCCGTCGGGCTCATGCTCGCGCCCATCGCGTACATCATCACCGGCGGGTTCCGCACGAACGCGCAGATCACGACCGATCCGTCGGGGTTCCCGGCACCATGGGTGGTGTCGAACTACCTCGATGTCCTCACCGGAGACGTGTTCTGGCGCCTCGTGGGCAACTCCACGATCGTCGCCCTCGCGACCACCGTGGGCACCGTCGCCCTCGCGCTGATGGCGGCGTACGTGCTCGCGCGCTACCGGTTCGCCGGTCGCGGCGTGCTCTACGCGTTCTTCGCTGCGGGGCTGATGTTCCCTCTGACCGTGGCGATCACTCCGCTCTACATCGTGGTGCGCAGCCTCGGACTCATGAACTCGCTGGGCGGGGTCATCCTGCCGCAGATCGCCTTCGCCCTGCCGACGACCATCATCATCCTGGTGCCGTTCCTGCGGGCGATCCCCGACGAGATCGAAGAGGCCGCGTTCATCGACGGATGCAGTCGCATCGGATTCTTCTGGCGTATGGTTCTGCCGCTCTCCCTGCCAGGGGTGATCACCACCGGAATCCTGGCCTTCATCGGCAGCTGGAACGGCTACCTCCTGCCGCTGTTCATCCTCAACGACGCCTCGGCGTTCACTCTGCCGCTGGGCGTGCAGTCCTTCGCCTCCCAGTACTCGGTCGACACGGCGAAAGTGCTCGCCTTCACCTCACTGTCGATGATCCCGGCGCTGATCTTCTTCAGCCTGTTCGAACGACGCATCGTCGGAGGGCTGACCGGTGCTGTCAAGGGCTGA
- a CDS encoding CsbD family protein produces the protein MSGADDVKNAAEKAGGKIKEGVGKATDNESLEAEGRADQTKASVKQAGENVKDAAHNVGDGLRDASRD, from the coding sequence ATGAGTGGTGCAGACGACGTCAAGAACGCAGCCGAGAAGGCCGGCGGAAAGATCAAGGAGGGCGTCGGAAAGGCGACCGACAACGAGAGCCTCGAAGCCGAGGGTCGCGCCGACCAGACGAAGGCTTCGGTCAAGCAGGCCGGGGAGAACGTGAAGGACGCCGCTCACAACGTCGGCGACGGCCTGCGGGACGCTTCCAGGGACTGA
- a CDS encoding aminotransferase class V-fold PLP-dependent enzyme has protein sequence MTDTRHSTRIDSALFETAHALDAADPLRAHLDAFADAPGVGAYLDGNSLGRPLRDIPEKLAAFVRDDWGTRLIRSWDEQWMALPMELGDRIAELTLGAAAGQTVVADSTSVLIYKLMRAAAAADASRTELVIEAGNFPTDRFMAEGVAAETGMTVRWIEPDPVLGVQIGDVIAAISEKTALVSLSHVDYRSGALADMPGITDAVHEVGALMMWDLCHSAGIIPMQLDAWGVDMAVGCTYKYLNGGPGSPAFAYLRREHQGVLRQPIQGWWSAADIFAMGPEYVPAGDIRQLLSGTPPITSMLAMQGMLDLIEQASIEGVRAKAVSLTDFAVRAYDELLAPLDVRLLSPRDADLRGGHVTIGHPDFRAVTQRLWADGIIPDFRFPDGIRLGLSPLSTSHAETLAGVLAVRAALESYDR, from the coding sequence ATGACTGACACCCGGCACTCCACCCGCATCGACTCCGCCCTGTTCGAGACCGCCCACGCTCTCGACGCCGCCGATCCGCTCCGCGCCCACCTCGACGCCTTCGCCGACGCACCGGGCGTCGGCGCCTATCTCGACGGCAACTCGCTCGGCCGCCCGCTGCGCGACATCCCCGAGAAGCTCGCCGCATTCGTGCGCGACGACTGGGGCACTCGGCTGATCCGCTCGTGGGATGAGCAGTGGATGGCGCTGCCGATGGAGCTCGGCGATCGCATCGCCGAACTCACCCTCGGGGCCGCCGCCGGCCAGACCGTCGTCGCCGACTCGACGAGCGTGCTGATCTACAAGCTGATGCGCGCCGCCGCGGCCGCCGATGCGTCGCGCACCGAGCTCGTGATCGAGGCGGGCAACTTCCCGACCGACCGGTTCATGGCCGAAGGCGTGGCCGCCGAGACCGGCATGACCGTGCGCTGGATCGAACCCGACCCGGTGCTCGGTGTGCAGATCGGCGATGTGATCGCGGCGATCTCCGAGAAGACGGCCCTCGTCTCGCTCAGCCACGTCGACTATCGCTCCGGCGCCCTGGCCGATATGCCGGGGATCACGGATGCCGTGCACGAGGTCGGCGCCCTCATGATGTGGGACCTCTGCCATTCCGCGGGAATCATCCCGATGCAGCTCGACGCCTGGGGCGTCGACATGGCAGTCGGCTGCACGTACAAGTACCTGAACGGCGGCCCCGGCTCCCCCGCGTTCGCGTATCTTCGACGCGAGCACCAGGGCGTGCTGCGCCAGCCGATCCAGGGCTGGTGGAGCGCCGCCGACATCTTCGCCATGGGCCCGGAGTACGTTCCCGCTGGCGACATCCGCCAGCTCCTCAGCGGCACCCCGCCCATCACCTCGATGCTCGCGATGCAGGGGATGCTCGACCTGATCGAGCAGGCGTCGATCGAGGGCGTGCGCGCGAAGGCCGTCTCACTGACCGATTTCGCCGTCCGCGCGTACGACGAGCTGCTCGCCCCGCTCGATGTGCGGCTGCTGAGTCCTCGCGATGCCGACCTCCGCGGGGGCCACGTCACGATCGGGCACCCGGACTTCCGCGCCGTGACGCAACGGCTGTGGGCAGACGGGATCATCCCCGACTTCCGCTTCCCCGATGGCATCCGCCTCGGGCTCTCGCCGCTCAGCACATCGCACGCTGAGACACTCGCCGGCGTGCTCGCGGTGCGCGCGGCACTGGAGTCGTATGACCGGTGA
- a CDS encoding FBP domain-containing protein: MRPIDERTLRASFINASRKEVSDITLPPGFADVDTSKLDYLGWVDPKLPRRSYVVAWVDDVLTGVILQRAEQRVIARAQCSWCEDVTLRNDVQLYVARKAGPAGRKGDTIGTLVCTEFGCSKNVRVLPPLAYDGYDRELAREMRIVKLQEHVAAFIAAVKG, translated from the coding sequence ATGCGTCCCATCGACGAGCGCACCCTCCGCGCCTCCTTCATCAACGCCTCCCGCAAAGAGGTCTCCGACATCACGCTGCCGCCGGGTTTCGCCGACGTCGACACCTCGAAGCTCGACTACCTCGGCTGGGTCGACCCCAAGCTGCCTCGTCGCTCGTACGTCGTCGCGTGGGTCGACGACGTGCTCACCGGCGTGATCCTGCAGCGGGCAGAGCAGCGCGTCATCGCGAGGGCTCAGTGCTCGTGGTGCGAGGACGTCACGCTGCGCAATGACGTGCAGCTGTACGTCGCCCGCAAGGCGGGTCCCGCCGGCCGCAAGGGCGACACCATCGGCACCCTCGTGTGCACGGAATTCGGATGCTCGAAGAACGTCCGAGTGCTGCCGCCCCTCGCCTATGACGGGTACGACCGCGAGCTCGCTCGCGAGATGCGGATCGTCAAGCTGCAGGAGCACGTCGCCGCGTTCATCGCCGCGGTGAAGGGCTGA
- a CDS encoding extracellular solute-binding protein, whose product MNSRRLPLASAVAAMAVGALALSGCTADSSGSGDGGDTTMTLWHNSTTGPGVEFWEKTVADFEGDNPGVTIEIQSIQNEDLDGKLQTALNSGDAPDIFLQRGGGKMAAMVKAGQLKDLTDVIAGGAKDEIPDASYKANSLDGKIYAMPVAVLPGGLFYSQDLFDQAGITENPTTLTELEDATEALKSAGIDPIALGAKDAWPAAHWYYWLALRECSSDTLAKAADEMDFSDDCWVRAGEDLQSFAATEPFNSGFLTTPAQQGAGSSAGLIANHQAAMELMGAWNPGVIGSLTPDQKPLADLSWFPFPEIEGGDGEPGSMMGGVDGYSCSVDAPDACVDFLNYLGTSAVQTEYYKAFNAPPVNTVAQEAVTEPYLQDILAAYNAAPYATQWLDTVYGQNVGNALNVAVVDLLAGNSDAEDLVKAVQDAAAKA is encoded by the coding sequence ATGAACAGCAGAAGGCTCCCCCTCGCCTCCGCGGTCGCAGCAATGGCCGTCGGAGCGCTCGCACTCTCGGGCTGCACCGCGGACTCGTCCGGCTCCGGCGACGGCGGCGACACCACCATGACTCTCTGGCACAACTCGACGACCGGCCCCGGAGTGGAGTTCTGGGAGAAGACGGTCGCCGACTTCGAAGGCGACAATCCCGGAGTCACGATCGAGATCCAGTCGATCCAGAACGAGGACCTCGACGGCAAGCTGCAGACGGCGCTCAATTCCGGCGACGCCCCCGACATCTTCCTGCAGCGGGGTGGCGGCAAGATGGCAGCGATGGTCAAGGCCGGCCAGCTCAAGGACCTCACCGATGTGATCGCCGGCGGCGCGAAGGACGAGATTCCGGATGCCTCCTACAAGGCGAACAGTCTCGACGGCAAGATCTACGCGATGCCGGTCGCGGTGCTTCCCGGCGGCCTGTTCTACAGCCAGGATCTCTTCGATCAGGCCGGCATCACCGAGAACCCGACCACTCTCACCGAGCTCGAGGACGCCACCGAGGCGCTGAAGTCCGCGGGCATCGACCCGATCGCACTCGGCGCCAAGGACGCCTGGCCTGCCGCGCACTGGTACTACTGGCTCGCGCTCCGCGAATGCAGCTCCGACACACTCGCCAAGGCCGCCGACGAGATGGACTTCAGCGACGACTGCTGGGTGCGCGCGGGCGAGGACCTGCAGTCGTTCGCGGCGACCGAGCCGTTCAACTCCGGATTCCTCACGACGCCCGCTCAGCAGGGCGCCGGCAGCTCTGCGGGCCTGATCGCCAACCACCAGGCCGCCATGGAGCTCATGGGCGCCTGGAACCCCGGCGTCATCGGTTCGCTGACCCCCGACCAGAAGCCGCTGGCCGACCTCAGCTGGTTCCCGTTCCCCGAGATCGAGGGCGGTGACGGCGAGCCGGGCTCGATGATGGGCGGCGTCGACGGGTACTCGTGCTCGGTCGACGCACCGGACGCCTGCGTCGACTTCCTGAACTACCTCGGCACCTCCGCGGTGCAGACCGAGTACTACAAGGCCTTCAATGCCCCGCCGGTCAACACCGTCGCCCAGGAGGCCGTCACCGAGCCGTACCTGCAGGACATCCTCGCGGCGTACAACGCGGCTCCGTACGCGACGCAGTGGCTCGACACCGTCTACGGACAGAACGTCGGCAACGCGCTGAACGTCGCGGTGGTCGACCTGCTCGCGGGCAACAGCGACGCCGAGGACCTCGTCAAGGCTGTGCAGGATGCCGCAGCGAAAGCGTGA
- a CDS encoding PaaX family transcriptional regulator C-terminal domain-containing protein, whose amino-acid sequence MTGDDLASPAATPAATPGTAAAPAPDVIAAPVLDDIDARPGSTASLLRTIVGLYLRPLGGWISAAELVALADDLGIPAAQARTGITRLKQKGLLLAERRHAIGYRLNPDATTMLERGDRRIFEMREMTDADSWCLISFSIPESARSIRHQLRRRLQWIGTGVVSPALWICPGHLQGEVQEIVDDLEASEWVTLFQAGTPTTVRALPEAAAAWWDLESLCAEHLAFQASLATLPSAPFAAYVQLLDRWRVLPYVDPGLPPSMLPAEWPGRRSVAEFQRLSTELSDAAWQRVLDVTGASARSARAADAEVSEAAQPS is encoded by the coding sequence ATGACCGGTGACGACCTCGCATCCCCGGCAGCGACCCCGGCAGCGACCCCGGGCACCGCCGCGGCGCCGGCACCGGACGTCATCGCCGCTCCCGTGCTCGACGACATCGACGCGCGTCCGGGAAGCACGGCGTCCCTCCTCCGCACGATCGTCGGCCTGTACCTGCGTCCGCTCGGGGGATGGATCTCGGCGGCCGAGCTCGTGGCGCTCGCGGACGACCTCGGGATCCCCGCCGCCCAAGCGCGCACGGGAATCACCCGCCTCAAGCAGAAGGGCCTTCTGCTCGCCGAGCGCCGGCACGCGATCGGATACCGGCTGAACCCCGATGCCACCACGATGCTCGAGCGAGGCGACCGGCGCATCTTCGAGATGCGCGAGATGACGGATGCCGACAGCTGGTGTCTCATCTCGTTCTCGATCCCCGAGAGCGCGCGCAGCATTCGCCATCAGCTGCGACGGCGGCTGCAGTGGATCGGCACGGGCGTCGTGTCGCCCGCACTGTGGATCTGCCCCGGGCACCTGCAGGGCGAGGTGCAGGAGATCGTCGACGATCTCGAAGCGAGCGAGTGGGTGACGCTGTTCCAGGCCGGCACTCCGACGACGGTGCGCGCACTGCCCGAGGCCGCCGCCGCCTGGTGGGACCTCGAGTCGCTGTGTGCCGAGCACCTCGCGTTCCAGGCCTCGCTCGCGACGCTGCCGTCCGCGCCGTTCGCGGCATATGTGCAGCTGCTCGACCGCTGGCGCGTTCTGCCCTACGTCGATCCGGGGCTGCCCCCGTCGATGCTGCCCGCCGAATGGCCGGGTCGGCGCAGCGTCGCCGAGTTCCAGAGACTGTCGACAGAGTTGTCGGATGCCGCGTGGCAGCGCGTGCTCGACGTCACCGGGGCATCTGCGCGCAGCGCCCGCGCCGCCGACGCCGAGGTCAGCGAGGCGGCTCAGCCGTCGTAG
- a CDS encoding LacI family DNA-binding transcriptional regulator — protein MGARTTIHDVANAAGVSVSTVSKAVNGRYGIADATVQRVLDAVKELGYESSLVASSMRARRTGVIGVLLADFEPFSAEILKGVGTAMHDMGFDLLAYAGSHHGASDGWERRSLSRLSGTLIDAAIMVTPTVVSAGTEIPVVAVDPHTGRADLPTVESDSFGGALAATRHLIELGHRRIGFLAGRPDLRSAGLRDAGYRRALADAGIPLDPSLIGIGRYELEATRDSARVMLSSDSRPTAVFAANDLSAIAVIDVAHQLGLRVPADLSVVGFDDVPEATRRALPLTTIQQPMRRLGAVAAEMVFTLLSGREVDEMHVILPTRLVVRATTAEPPR, from the coding sequence ATGGGGGCTCGAACGACGATCCACGATGTCGCGAACGCGGCCGGAGTCTCAGTGTCGACCGTCTCGAAGGCGGTCAACGGAAGATACGGGATCGCGGATGCCACGGTGCAGCGAGTCCTGGACGCCGTCAAGGAGCTCGGATACGAATCGAGCCTCGTCGCGAGCAGCATGCGTGCGCGTCGCACCGGCGTGATCGGGGTGCTCCTGGCCGACTTCGAGCCGTTCAGCGCCGAGATCCTCAAGGGCGTCGGCACGGCCATGCACGACATGGGCTTCGACCTCCTCGCGTATGCGGGTTCGCACCACGGCGCGAGCGACGGATGGGAGCGCAGGTCGCTCAGCCGCCTGTCGGGCACGCTGATCGACGCGGCGATCATGGTGACCCCCACGGTCGTGAGCGCGGGCACCGAGATTCCCGTCGTCGCCGTAGACCCGCACACCGGTAGGGCAGACCTGCCGACCGTCGAGTCCGACAGCTTCGGGGGTGCGCTCGCCGCCACCAGGCACCTGATCGAGCTCGGACACCGTCGCATCGGATTCCTCGCCGGACGCCCCGATCTGCGGTCGGCAGGACTGCGGGATGCCGGCTACCGGCGCGCTCTCGCCGACGCGGGGATCCCGCTGGATCCGTCCCTGATCGGCATCGGGCGCTACGAGCTGGAGGCGACCCGCGACTCCGCCAGGGTCATGTTGAGCTCCGACTCGCGTCCGACCGCGGTGTTCGCCGCGAACGATCTCTCGGCGATCGCGGTGATCGACGTCGCCCACCAGCTCGGCCTGCGGGTGCCCGCGGATCTCTCCGTCGTCGGCTTCGACGACGTGCCTGAGGCCACGCGTCGCGCTCTGCCGCTCACGACCATCCAGCAGCCGATGCGCCGGCTCGGCGCCGTCGCGGCGGAGATGGTCTTCACGCTGCTCTCCGGCCGGGAGGTCGACGAGATGCACGTGATCCTGCCGACCCGGCTCGTCGTGAGGGCTACGACGGCTGAGCCGCCTCGCTGA
- a CDS encoding Type 1 glutamine amidotransferase-like domain-containing protein produces the protein MKLLLLSLNPGAMRAFLDSTSSGGPLRVGYIGDAQVAYAGAPFVVAERRAIEAIGHEIVDITVRDLTASEFAETLSGVDAVYVAGGSTFALLEALKVTGCDVVLAERVRDGMPYIGCSAGSIVVGPDITPASLMDDPADGRGLTDFAGLGLIGRTVIPHADGLLAPYPPSLIDETIARYGSSHRLLPLHDDQALLVDGAQETVIDSAPAAAEEGVR, from the coding sequence GTGAAGCTTCTCCTCCTGTCTCTGAATCCCGGCGCGATGCGCGCGTTCCTCGACAGCACGTCCTCCGGCGGCCCGCTACGGGTGGGCTATATCGGTGATGCGCAGGTCGCGTACGCGGGAGCGCCCTTCGTGGTCGCCGAGCGTCGGGCGATCGAGGCGATCGGTCACGAGATCGTCGACATCACGGTGCGCGATCTCACTGCATCCGAGTTCGCGGAGACGCTCTCGGGCGTCGACGCCGTCTACGTGGCCGGAGGCAGCACCTTCGCGCTGCTCGAAGCGCTCAAGGTCACGGGATGCGACGTCGTCCTCGCCGAGCGGGTGCGCGACGGAATGCCCTACATCGGGTGCAGCGCGGGGTCGATAGTCGTGGGGCCCGACATCACTCCCGCCTCGCTCATGGACGACCCGGCAGACGGCCGGGGTCTGACGGATTTCGCGGGCCTGGGGCTGATCGGCCGCACGGTGATCCCGCACGCCGACGGTCTGCTCGCTCCCTATCCGCCCTCGCTCATCGACGAGACGATCGCGAGATACGGCTCGAGCCACCGGCTCCTCCCGCTCCACGACGATCAAGCGCTGCTCGTCGACGGCGCACAGGAGACGGTGATCGATTCGGCACCCGCGGCAGCAGAGGAGGGCGTGCGCTGA